A part of Desulfovibrio legallii genomic DNA contains:
- the murD gene encoding UDP-N-acetylmuramoyl-L-alanine--D-glutamate ligase: MALEKARGRRINAGELAVVVGAGRSGLAAARLLRREGARVRLLDSNPKAFAGREALAGELRALGIELLLGEHKPEMFADAAFVVPSPGMPAVRLQGLADAKTSEILAEMELAWRYLADEPVLAVTGTSGKTTTASLAAAMLHEQGYAVFLGGNIGTPLSEYVLAGAKADALVLEISSFQLQTCTTFCPRAGILLNITPNHLDYHKDMEEYIAAKFRLFRCQDEGDLAVLGAELRPLAARFGLKARTVFVEATERFPHSKLMGRHNRINEEAAWQACRLFGVQEESAARAVARFAPLPHRLERARELRGVLYVNDSKCTTVSALQVALEAFDRPVRLLCGGKFKGGDLAALSPLVKKKVKEVVLFGASREHFEKAWQGIVPLTWHATLAPAVRFVSANARPGEVVLLAPATSSYDLYRNYEERGDDFKRLVGLLA; the protein is encoded by the coding sequence ATGGCGCTGGAAAAAGCACGGGGCAGACGCATCAATGCCGGGGAACTGGCGGTGGTGGTGGGCGCGGGCCGTTCCGGCCTGGCGGCGGCGCGACTGCTGCGCCGCGAAGGCGCGCGCGTGCGGCTTCTGGACAGCAACCCCAAAGCCTTTGCGGGCCGGGAGGCCCTGGCCGGCGAGCTGCGCGCCCTGGGCATAGAACTGCTGCTGGGCGAACACAAGCCGGAAATGTTTGCCGACGCGGCTTTTGTGGTGCCCAGCCCCGGCATGCCGGCCGTGCGCCTGCAAGGGCTGGCGGACGCGAAAACCTCAGAAATTCTGGCCGAGATGGAGCTGGCCTGGCGTTACCTTGCCGACGAGCCCGTGCTGGCCGTCACCGGCACCAGCGGCAAGACCACCACGGCTTCTCTGGCGGCGGCCATGCTGCACGAGCAGGGCTATGCCGTCTTTTTGGGCGGCAACATCGGCACGCCCCTTTCGGAATATGTGCTGGCCGGGGCCAAGGCCGACGCCCTGGTGCTGGAAATTTCCAGTTTTCAGCTCCAGACCTGCACCACCTTCTGCCCCAGGGCGGGCATTTTGCTCAACATCACGCCCAACCACCTGGATTACCACAAGGATATGGAAGAATACATTGCGGCCAAATTCCGCCTCTTCCGCTGCCAGGACGAAGGCGACCTGGCCGTGCTGGGCGCGGAGCTGCGGCCCCTGGCCGCGCGCTTCGGGCTCAAAGCGCGCACAGTCTTTGTGGAGGCTACGGAGCGCTTCCCCCACAGCAAGCTCATGGGGCGGCACAACCGCATCAATGAGGAAGCGGCCTGGCAGGCTTGCCGCCTGTTCGGCGTGCAGGAGGAGAGCGCCGCCCGCGCCGTGGCCCGCTTTGCGCCCTTGCCGCACCGCCTGGAGCGGGCGCGCGAGCTGCGCGGCGTGCTCTATGTCAACGATTCCAAGTGCACCACGGTTTCGGCCCTGCAGGTGGCCCTGGAGGCCTTTGACCGGCCCGTGCGCCTGCTCTGCGGCGGCAAGTTCAAGGGCGGCGATCTGGCGGCCCTTTCCCCCCTAGTGAAGAAAAAAGTTAAGGAAGTTGTGCTGTTTGGCGCAAGTCGCGAACACTTTGAAAAGGCCTGGCAGGGCATTGTGCCCCTGACCTGGCACGCCACGCTGGCGCCTGCCGTGCGCTTTGTGAGCGCCAATGCGCGGCCGGGCGAGGTGGTGCTGCTGGCCCCTGCCACCTCCAGCTACGATCTGTACCGCAATTATGAAGAGCGCGGCGACGACTTCAAGCGCCTGGTGGGGTTGCTGGCATGA
- the ftsW gene encoding putative lipid II flippase FtsW, whose translation MKNVFTNKTAKKSGGSALARAVSGAEASAPFDWWLFALMLVILAIGLVMVLSASGIVAEQVNGDKYYFFKRQIVFALAGGAALWGAALMPRQWLYRLQYPALFLALLLLLVTLSPLTPAINGAKRWIPLGPVSVQPMEFVKLALALYLAYFMSAKQDLIKTFSRGVIPPFAVTGLFCFLLLLQPDFGSAVVLACLLFFMCVAGGTRFIYLFFSVALACAGAMALAISSPYRLRRLLAFLDPFQDAHNTGYQLVQSLLAIGSGSFFGVGVGASKQKMFYLPEAHNDFIMAVLAEELGFVGVSVVMILFALLFWRCYKIIMGQQNLRDRFTAFGITTILVMGAVMNLAVVMGVAPPKGVPMPLMSYGGSNLVATMLCVGLLMNFSRTAEPWTASS comes from the coding sequence ATGAAAAACGTTTTTACGAACAAAACCGCCAAAAAATCCGGGGGCAGCGCCCTGGCCCGCGCCGTGAGCGGGGCGGAGGCTTCCGCGCCTTTTGATTGGTGGCTGTTTGCCCTGATGCTCGTCATTCTGGCCATTGGGCTGGTCATGGTGCTTTCGGCCAGCGGTATTGTGGCCGAGCAGGTCAACGGCGACAAATACTATTTTTTCAAGCGGCAGATCGTTTTTGCTCTGGCGGGCGGGGCGGCCCTTTGGGGGGCGGCCCTCATGCCGCGCCAGTGGCTTTACCGTCTGCAGTATCCGGCCTTGTTCCTGGCCCTGCTCTTGCTGCTGGTGACGCTTTCGCCGCTCACCCCGGCCATTAACGGCGCCAAGCGCTGGATTCCGCTGGGGCCTGTTTCCGTGCAGCCCATGGAATTCGTCAAACTCGCCCTGGCCCTGTATCTGGCCTATTTTATGAGCGCCAAACAGGATCTTATTAAGACCTTCAGCCGGGGCGTCATTCCGCCTTTTGCCGTCACGGGCCTGTTCTGCTTTCTGCTTTTGCTCCAGCCGGACTTCGGCAGCGCCGTGGTGCTGGCCTGCCTGCTCTTTTTTATGTGCGTGGCGGGCGGCACCCGCTTCATCTACCTGTTCTTTTCCGTGGCCCTGGCCTGCGCGGGCGCTATGGCCCTGGCCATCTCCTCCCCCTACCGTCTGCGGCGGCTGCTGGCTTTTCTTGATCCTTTTCAGGACGCCCACAACACGGGCTACCAGCTGGTGCAGTCCTTGCTGGCCATTGGGTCGGGCAGCTTTTTCGGCGTGGGCGTGGGGGCCAGCAAGCAGAAGATGTTCTACCTGCCGGAAGCCCACAACGACTTCATCATGGCCGTGCTGGCCGAAGAGCTGGGCTTCGTGGGCGTGAGCGTGGTTATGATCCTGTTCGCCCTGCTGTTCTGGCGCTGCTACAAGATCATCATGGGCCAGCAGAACCTGCGCGACCGCTTCACCGCCTTTGGCATTACCACCATCCTGGTTATGGGCGCAGTGATGAACCTGGCCGTGGTCATGGGCGTGGCGCCGCCCAAGGGCGTGCCCATGCCGCTCATGAGTTACGGCGGCAGCAACCTGGTGGCCACCATGCTCTGCGTGGGGCTGCTCATGAACTTTTCAAGGACGGCGGAACCGTGGACAGCATCCTCCTGA
- the murG gene encoding undecaprenyldiphospho-muramoylpentapeptide beta-N-acetylglucosaminyltransferase, with protein MDSILLTTGGTGGHIFPALAVAEELRRRNPQVRLLFVGSLYGPEERLARLAGVPFAGLPVRGFLGRGLRAVGAAGRMALAVGKALGLVRRFNPQAVAGFGGYAAFAPMLAARLLGVPGLLHEQNAVAGASNRLLARLARKVCLSLPNTEGFAPRKCVLTGNPVRAAVSAVGQLSRERRTRRLLVMGGSQGAHALNAFMVENLPAFRGAGVEIRHQTGEADAGWVRAAYAAAGYAPESVAPFIDDMAEAYAWADVALCRAGASTVAELCAAGLPSVLVPFPYAIHDHQTRNARVLARCGAAELVPEGRMVAQQMAETLLRLLTMPGARAPMAAAALAAARPDAAARVADMLESITKPRA; from the coding sequence GTGGACAGCATCCTCCTGACCACCGGCGGCACCGGCGGGCACATCTTCCCGGCTCTGGCCGTGGCTGAAGAATTGCGGCGGCGCAATCCGCAGGTGCGGCTCCTTTTTGTGGGCTCGCTCTACGGGCCGGAGGAGCGCCTGGCCCGCCTGGCGGGCGTGCCTTTTGCGGGGCTGCCCGTGCGCGGCTTTCTGGGGCGCGGCCTGCGGGCCGTGGGCGCGGCGGGCCGCATGGCCCTGGCCGTGGGCAAGGCCCTTGGCCTGGTGCGGCGCTTTAATCCCCAGGCCGTGGCCGGATTCGGCGGCTATGCGGCTTTTGCGCCCATGCTGGCGGCGCGCCTTCTGGGCGTGCCTGGCCTGCTGCACGAGCAGAACGCCGTGGCCGGGGCGAGCAACCGCCTGCTGGCTCGCCTGGCGCGCAAGGTCTGCCTTTCGCTGCCCAATACGGAAGGGTTTGCCCCCCGGAAGTGCGTGCTTACCGGCAATCCCGTGCGGGCCGCCGTGAGCGCCGTGGGCCAACTCTCCCGCGAGCGGCGCACGCGCCGCCTGCTGGTCATGGGCGGTTCTCAGGGCGCGCACGCCCTCAATGCCTTTATGGTGGAAAATTTGCCCGCCTTCCGTGGCGCGGGGGTGGAAATCCGCCACCAGACCGGCGAGGCGGATGCGGGCTGGGTACGCGCCGCCTATGCGGCTGCGGGCTACGCGCCGGAAAGTGTGGCCCCCTTCATCGACGACATGGCCGAAGCCTATGCCTGGGCCGATGTGGCCCTGTGCCGGGCCGGGGCCAGCACCGTGGCCGAACTCTGCGCCGCGGGCCTGCCTTCGGTGCTGGTGCCTTTTCCCTACGCCATCCACGACCATCAGACCCGCAACGCGCGCGTGCTGGCCCGTTGCGGCGCGGCGGAGCTGGTTCCCGAAGGGCGCATGGTGGCGCAGCAGATGGCCGAAACCCTGCTGCGTCTGCTGACCATGCCGGGGGCGCGCGCGCCCATGGCCGCCGCGGCCCTGGCCGCCGCCCGGCCCGACGCCGCCGCGCGGGTGGCCGACATGCTGGAATCCATTACCAAACCGCGCGCCTGA
- the murC gene encoding UDP-N-acetylmuramate--L-alanine ligase, translated as MNSKIKRIHMVGIGGAGMCGIAEVLLNQGYAVTGSDMADSAVVRHLRDLGAHIALGHAAENIGDVQVLVKSTAISDDNPELVEARRRNIAIIPRAEMLAELMRLRQGVAIAGTHGKTTTTSLTASIFDTAGLDPTVIIGGRLNVYGTNAHLGHGDYLIAEADESDGSFLCLLPIVNVVTNVDEDHLDHYKTRECLNAAFVQFMNQVPFYGLNVVCGDDPGVRALLPQVKRPVLTYGFAEENALRAVPLASGRTNRFEVWRDGAKLGEINLPQPGRHNMLNALGAIGAAMAAEISFAACARGLDGFSGVGRRFEFKGERGGVTVVDDYGHHPAEIAATLATARQVFPGRRVVAAFQPHRFTRTQAHFGEFCKVFDAVDLLLLTEIYPASEKPIPGVSGQSLAQGIRQVSSTPVEYFQTLDAMAAALPALLRPGDVLLTLGAGSITRLGPAWLEAHEHA; from the coding sequence ATGAACAGCAAAATCAAGCGCATCCATATGGTGGGCATCGGCGGCGCGGGCATGTGCGGCATTGCGGAAGTGCTGCTCAACCAGGGCTACGCGGTTACGGGCTCGGACATGGCAGATTCCGCCGTGGTGCGCCACCTGCGGGATCTGGGCGCGCACATCGCCCTGGGGCATGCGGCGGAGAATATCGGCGACGTGCAGGTGCTGGTCAAATCCACGGCTATCAGCGACGACAACCCGGAGCTGGTGGAGGCCCGCCGCCGCAACATCGCCATCATCCCCCGCGCTGAAATGCTGGCGGAGCTCATGCGCCTGCGTCAGGGCGTGGCCATTGCCGGCACCCACGGCAAAACCACCACCACCTCGCTGACGGCCTCCATCTTTGATACTGCCGGTCTGGACCCCACGGTGATCATCGGCGGACGGCTCAATGTCTACGGCACCAACGCGCACCTGGGCCACGGCGATTACCTCATCGCCGAGGCGGACGAATCCGACGGCTCTTTTCTTTGCCTGCTGCCCATCGTCAACGTGGTGACCAATGTGGATGAGGATCATCTGGACCATTACAAGACCCGTGAATGCCTCAACGCGGCCTTTGTGCAATTCATGAACCAGGTGCCGTTTTACGGGCTCAACGTGGTCTGCGGCGACGACCCCGGCGTGCGGGCCCTTCTGCCGCAGGTCAAACGCCCGGTGCTCACCTACGGATTTGCCGAAGAAAACGCCCTGCGCGCCGTGCCCCTGGCGAGCGGGCGCACCAACCGCTTTGAGGTCTGGCGCGATGGCGCGAAGCTGGGTGAAATCAATCTGCCCCAGCCAGGGCGGCATAATATGCTCAACGCCCTGGGGGCCATCGGTGCGGCCATGGCGGCCGAGATCAGCTTTGCGGCCTGCGCGCGCGGTCTGGACGGCTTCAGCGGCGTGGGGCGGCGCTTTGAATTCAAGGGCGAGCGGGGCGGCGTTACGGTGGTGGACGACTACGGCCACCACCCGGCGGAAATCGCGGCCACCCTGGCCACGGCCCGTCAGGTTTTTCCCGGCCGCCGCGTGGTAGCGGCCTTTCAGCCCCACCGCTTCACGCGCACCCAGGCCCATTTCGGCGAATTCTGCAAGGTTTTCGACGCGGTGGATCTGCTGCTGCTCACGGAAATCTACCCTGCGTCGGAGAAACCCATCCCCGGCGTTTCAGGCCAGAGCCTGGCCCAGGGCATTCGGCAGGTGTCGAGCACGCCGGTGGAATATTTTCAGACTCTGGACGCCATGGCCGCGGCCCTGCCCGCGCTGCTCCGGCCCGGCGACGTGCTGCTGACCCTGGGCGCAGGCAGCATCACCCGCCTGGGCCCGGCCTGGCTGGAGGCGCATGAGCATGCGTGA
- the murB gene encoding UDP-N-acetylmuramate dehydrogenase, with product MRETPAPWLAPRTTLRIGGTALAEIVLERPEDVPLLAERLRALGGTPFILGAGSNILAQDGELPLVLVRPLLTHGPEIVGEAEGLVLVRAGAGVPLPRLLRFCAAQGLSGLEGLVGIPGSVGGAIAMNAGAHGVETCKNIVEIQAVIDGAVRTVNAVGLQYGYRHLCIAGNMGDFIVLEGTFGLTRAARDGICKCMRHNFLKKKSKQPVTAWSAGCVFKNPAPDMSAGKLLEQAGFKGKKLGGMAFSSLHANFLINEGEGSAAAALALLQEARETVLRRCGILLEPEVRIAPCLLP from the coding sequence ATGCGTGAAACCCCCGCCCCCTGGCTTGCCCCGCGCACGACCCTGCGCATAGGCGGCACAGCCCTGGCCGAGATCGTGCTGGAGCGTCCGGAGGACGTGCCCTTGCTGGCCGAGCGGCTGCGCGCCTTGGGCGGCACGCCGTTTATCCTCGGTGCGGGCAGCAATATCCTGGCGCAGGACGGTGAGCTGCCACTGGTGTTGGTGCGGCCCCTGCTGACGCACGGCCCTGAGATCGTGGGGGAGGCGGAAGGGCTGGTGCTGGTGCGCGCGGGGGCGGGCGTGCCCTTGCCGCGCCTGTTGCGCTTTTGCGCCGCCCAGGGCTTGAGCGGCCTGGAGGGCCTGGTGGGCATTCCCGGCAGCGTGGGCGGGGCCATTGCCATGAACGCCGGGGCGCACGGTGTGGAGACTTGCAAAAATATCGTTGAAATTCAAGCTGTTATTGATGGAGCAGTGCGCACTGTCAACGCAGTTGGACTACAGTATGGCTATCGACATCTGTGCATTGCAGGCAACATGGGTGATTTTATTGTCTTGGAAGGCACATTTGGCTTGACCAGAGCGGCAAGGGATGGCATCTGTAAGTGCATGCGTCACAACTTTCTTAAGAAAAAGTCTAAACAACCTGTGACGGCCTGGAGCGCGGGCTGCGTGTTCAAAAATCCCGCGCCGGATATGTCCGCCGGCAAACTTCTGGAGCAGGCGGGCTTTAAAGGAAAAAAACTGGGCGGCATGGCCTTTTCCAGCCTGCATGCCAACTTTCTGATCAATGAGGGCGAAGGCAGCGCCGCCGCGGCCCTGGCCCTGTTGCAAGAGGCGCGGGAAACCGTGCTGCGGCGTTGCGGCATCCTGCTGGAGCCCGAGGTCAGGATAGCGCCATGCCTCTTGCCGTAA
- a CDS encoding cell division protein FtsQ/DivIB: MRALSARLRGLRGLKSLAALAALLLGLGLVLACVCFASLWLYNAAITSDFFTTRHVDVTGNVRLSRQMVLQYGGLREGDNSLSVSIAKVERNLRQTPWVAEVSVKRLLPDRFVIKIKERLPSFWVHKNGVLYYANEHGEIIAPVESENFLSLPTLRVEPGAEDDIPYLTRLLQDMRKGALPVEAGAIATVTLSPGRGIELYLEDRELRLSLATDDWEGNLARLGMALGDLARRRELRNVREVRAVNGSVWVLLSKPA, from the coding sequence TTGCGCGCCCTGAGCGCGCGGCTGCGGGGCCTGCGGGGGCTGAAAAGCCTGGCGGCGCTGGCCGCGCTGCTGCTGGGGCTGGGTCTGGTGCTGGCCTGTGTGTGTTTTGCCTCTCTGTGGCTGTACAACGCGGCGATAACCAGCGATTTTTTCACCACGCGCCATGTGGATGTGACAGGCAATGTACGGCTTTCACGGCAGATGGTGCTGCAGTACGGCGGGCTGCGCGAGGGCGATAACAGCCTTTCCGTGAGCATTGCCAAGGTTGAACGCAACCTGCGGCAAACCCCCTGGGTGGCGGAAGTATCGGTCAAACGTCTTTTGCCCGACAGGTTCGTAATAAAAATTAAAGAGCGGCTGCCTTCATTCTGGGTGCACAAAAACGGCGTGCTGTATTACGCCAATGAGCACGGCGAGATCATCGCCCCGGTAGAGAGTGAGAACTTCCTTTCGCTGCCCACGCTACGCGTGGAACCAGGGGCCGAGGACGACATCCCGTACCTGACGCGACTGCTGCAGGATATGCGCAAGGGCGCGCTGCCCGTGGAGGCCGGGGCCATAGCCACGGTAACGCTCAGCCCCGGCAGGGGCATTGAGCTCTACCTGGAGGATCGGGAGCTGCGCCTCTCCCTCGCCACGGACGACTGGGAGGGCAACCTGGCCCGCCTGGGCATGGCCCTGGGCGATCTGGCCCGCAGGCGAGAGCTGCGCAATGTGCGCGAGGTGCGGGCCGTCAACGGGAGCGTGTGGGTGCTGCTCAGCAAGCCCGCGTAG
- the ftsA gene encoding cell division protein FtsA: MNKSELIVGLDIGTTKICAVVGELTESGLVDVVGIGTSVSTGLRKGVVVNIEQTVQSIRKAVEDAELMAGCEIHSVYVGIAGSHIMGINSHGVIAVKGGEVAQRDVERALDAARAVAIPADREVIHILPQEYIVDSQRGIADPLGMAGVRLEVKVHIVTGAVSSAQNIVRSCHRSQLEVSDIALESLASAQAVLTEEEREIGVALVDLGGGTTDIAVFANDAIKHTAVLALGGQNLSNDIAFGLRTPVASAEKIKLKYGCALADMVRHDEFIEVPSVGGRDPRRLSRQVLAEICEPRMEEILYLVDQTLVRSGYKDMIGAGVVLTGGTALMEGCQELGEQIFNLPTRIGYPRNVGGLKDVVNSPKFSTAVGLLRYGAEKELSGQKKFTTRSESGVFDGVLVRMKKWFADIS; this comes from the coding sequence ATGAACAAGTCCGAGCTCATCGTTGGCCTCGATATCGGCACTACCAAAATCTGCGCGGTAGTCGGGGAGCTTACGGAGTCGGGTCTCGTCGACGTGGTGGGCATCGGCACCAGTGTTTCCACAGGGTTGCGTAAAGGAGTGGTCGTCAACATTGAGCAGACCGTCCAGTCCATCCGCAAGGCGGTGGAGGATGCGGAGCTTATGGCCGGCTGCGAAATCCACTCGGTGTATGTGGGCATTGCCGGCAGCCATATTATGGGCATCAACAGCCACGGGGTCATTGCCGTCAAAGGCGGCGAGGTGGCCCAGCGCGACGTGGAGCGCGCCCTGGACGCGGCCCGCGCCGTGGCCATTCCTGCTGACAGGGAAGTCATCCATATCCTTCCGCAGGAATATATTGTGGACAGCCAGCGCGGCATCGCCGACCCCTTGGGCATGGCCGGAGTGCGCCTGGAGGTCAAGGTGCACATTGTTACCGGGGCCGTTTCCTCCGCGCAGAACATTGTGCGCTCCTGCCACCGCAGCCAGCTGGAAGTTTCGGATATTGCGCTGGAATCTCTGGCCTCGGCCCAGGCCGTACTCACTGAGGAGGAGCGCGAAATCGGCGTGGCCCTGGTGGACTTGGGCGGCGGCACGACGGATATTGCCGTCTTCGCCAACGACGCCATCAAACATACGGCCGTGCTGGCCCTGGGCGGGCAGAACCTCTCCAATGACATCGCCTTCGGCCTGCGCACGCCTGTGGCTTCCGCAGAAAAAATCAAGCTCAAGTACGGCTGCGCCTTGGCGGACATGGTGCGCCATGATGAATTTATCGAGGTTCCCAGCGTGGGCGGGCGCGATCCGCGCCGCCTGTCGCGTCAGGTGCTGGCCGAAATCTGCGAACCGCGCATGGAGGAAATCCTTTACCTGGTGGACCAGACCCTGGTCCGCTCCGGCTACAAGGATATGATCGGCGCGGGCGTGGTGCTTACCGGCGGCACGGCCCTTATGGAGGGCTGCCAGGAGCTGGGCGAGCAGATCTTCAACCTGCCCACGCGCATCGGCTACCCCCGCAATGTGGGCGGCCTGAAGGACGTGGTCAACAGCCCCAAATTTTCTACGGCCGTGGGCCTGTTGCGCTATGGCGCGGAAAAAGAGCTCTCCGGCCAGAAAAAATTCACCACGCGGAGCGAGAGCGGCGTTTTTGACGGCGTGCTCGTGCGCATGAAAAAGTGGTTTGCGGATATTTCCTAA
- the ftsZ gene encoding cell division protein FtsZ, producing the protein MAQSIVDDIDTSLASNAKIKVIGVGGGGGNAVQNMIASGLRGVQFVCANTDLQALAKNGASVKVQMGEKLTKGLGAGANPEIGREAAVESVNAIREAIGDADMVFVTAGMGGGTGTGAAPVVAQAAKELGALTVGVVTKPFSFEGAKRKRAADSGLEEFKQHVDCLITIPNDRLLAFAPKKAPFSEMLQKANDVLYYAVKGISDVIVGEGLINLDFADVRTTMAESGLALMGTGIASGENRAREAAQRAIMSPLLEDVSLESAKAVLYNITAPTDITADEIAEIGEIIGDATPEDANIIFGVVFDDNIGDEIRLTVIATGIESPQPVESVQPQAATVTNFRKPGRDAVMADSRRLGGRAGAPSPRSGEMDEPALDEESGRVTRRTQVGRWSDEKDAAGGPSYLRKRQALGQSMRSAHNPGQKDFTYDEDDFEIPTFIRTQAD; encoded by the coding sequence ATGGCTCAATCAATCGTTGACGATATTGACACTTCGTTGGCCAGCAACGCCAAGATCAAGGTCATCGGCGTGGGCGGCGGCGGCGGCAATGCCGTGCAGAACATGATCGCCTCCGGGCTGCGCGGGGTACAGTTCGTCTGCGCCAATACGGATTTGCAGGCTTTGGCCAAAAACGGCGCTTCCGTAAAGGTGCAGATGGGCGAAAAGCTCACCAAGGGGCTGGGCGCCGGGGCCAACCCCGAGATCGGCCGCGAGGCCGCGGTGGAAAGCGTCAACGCCATTCGTGAAGCCATCGGGGACGCGGACATGGTTTTTGTCACCGCGGGCATGGGCGGCGGCACGGGCACGGGCGCTGCTCCGGTGGTGGCCCAGGCCGCCAAGGAACTGGGCGCGCTGACCGTGGGCGTGGTCACCAAGCCCTTCAGCTTCGAGGGTGCCAAGCGCAAGCGCGCTGCGGATTCGGGCCTGGAGGAATTCAAGCAGCATGTGGACTGCCTGATCACCATCCCCAATGACCGGCTGCTGGCTTTTGCCCCCAAGAAGGCCCCTTTCTCTGAAATGCTGCAGAAGGCCAATGACGTGCTCTATTACGCCGTCAAGGGCATTTCTGACGTCATTGTGGGCGAAGGCCTCATCAATCTGGATTTTGCCGACGTGCGCACCACCATGGCCGAGTCTGGTCTGGCGCTCATGGGCACGGGCATCGCCTCCGGCGAGAACCGCGCGCGCGAGGCGGCCCAGCGCGCCATTATGAGCCCGCTGCTGGAGGACGTTTCGCTGGAGAGCGCCAAGGCCGTGCTCTACAACATCACCGCGCCTACGGACATCACCGCCGACGAAATCGCTGAAATCGGCGAAATCATCGGCGACGCCACGCCTGAGGACGCCAACATCATCTTCGGCGTGGTCTTTGACGACAATATCGGCGACGAAATCCGCCTGACGGTCATCGCCACAGGCATTGAGTCTCCTCAGCCCGTGGAGAGCGTGCAGCCGCAGGCCGCCACGGTGACCAACTTCCGCAAGCCCGGCCGCGACGCGGTCATGGCCGATTCGCGCCGTCTGGGCGGCCGCGCCGGCGCGCCGAGCCCCCGCAGCGGAGAGATGGACGAACCCGCGCTGGACGAAGAATCCGGCCGCGTTACGCGCCGCACCCAGGTGGGGCGCTGGAGCGACGAAAAAGACGCCGCCGGCGGCCCTTCCTATCTGCGCAAGCGGCAAGCCCTGGGGCAGTCCATGCGCAGCGCGCACAATCCTGGGCAGAAGGATTTCACCTACGATGAGGACGATTTTGAAATTCCCACCTTTATCCGGACGCAGGCGGACTAG
- the cas6 gene encoding CRISPR system precrRNA processing endoribonuclease RAMP protein Cas6 — protein sequence MRYLSTEFIFKMQSEGHFPLYKGSMLRGVLGNSLRHAVCMMQGRNCQNCMLERTCIFPKLFTFASAPENSRAAPMLPPPFCIEPPQNNICDLAQGDIFCFRLKLFSYAVEYLPYFIHAFKLAGQRGMGRGIAEGQGKFSLDDVRQDGVSIYDGINERLLPYQIQNLPVPRLAGFRAEGRLTFELLTPLRFKQANHLAADLDFSLLLRLILRRLGNLYALDGKDFRLSPDDFSALREAASGICTAASVLRWHDWRRYSGRQNTAMHLGGLVGRVSYAGPVAAFAEYVDFAARVHLGKQTSFGLGAVTATWESSDA from the coding sequence ATGCGCTATCTTTCCACAGAATTCATCTTTAAAATGCAGAGCGAAGGCCACTTCCCGCTGTATAAAGGATCTATGTTGCGTGGCGTCCTGGGGAACAGCCTGCGGCATGCGGTCTGCATGATGCAGGGCAGGAACTGCCAGAATTGCATGTTGGAGCGAACCTGTATTTTTCCAAAACTGTTCACCTTTGCCAGTGCGCCGGAAAACAGCCGTGCTGCTCCTATGTTGCCGCCTCCTTTCTGTATAGAGCCGCCGCAAAACAATATCTGTGATTTAGCGCAAGGTGACATCTTCTGTTTCAGGCTTAAACTGTTCTCCTATGCCGTGGAATACCTGCCGTATTTTATCCACGCCTTCAAACTTGCCGGACAACGGGGCATGGGGCGCGGCATTGCGGAAGGGCAGGGCAAGTTTTCTCTGGATGATGTCCGGCAGGATGGCGTCTCCATCTATGATGGCATCAACGAGCGGTTGCTGCCGTACCAAATACAAAACTTGCCCGTGCCCCGACTTGCCGGCTTCCGCGCAGAAGGCAGACTGACTTTTGAGTTATTGACCCCGTTGCGCTTCAAGCAGGCGAATCACTTGGCAGCCGATCTGGATTTCAGTCTGCTGTTGCGGCTCATCTTGCGCCGTCTGGGCAACCTTTATGCATTGGACGGCAAGGATTTTCGCCTGTCACCTGATGATTTCAGCGCCTTGCGTGAGGCAGCATCGGGCATATGTACTGCGGCAAGCGTACTGCGCTGGCACGACTGGCGCCGCTATTCAGGGCGTCAGAACACGGCGATGCATTTGGGCGGTCTTGTGGGACGAGTCAGTTACGCCGGACCAGTGGCAGCCTTTGCAGAATATGTGGATTTTGCGGCCAGGGTCCATCTTGGCAAGCAGACCAGTTTTGGCCTGGGCGCAGTAACCGCCACATGGGAAAGTTCCGATGCCTAG